TCCAAGTTCCTGCTACAGCAACTAAAAGACCAATTGTAGTTAACGGCAACCAAGCTCTAGGATTAACCACTTGCATCATTTGGTCAAGCCTTTCGGGAGAAGATAGGCGTTCTAAGGCTTCTTGACTAAAAATTTGGTTGTTTTTTGTTTGCATATACTAACCCTCCTTTAAAATGGCAAAAGGTTTTTTGTAGTCTAGTTGTAAATATTAAAACAGCACTTTTAAGCGTCTCAACATCCAATTAAATCTAGCACCGCCTATTGTTAAATTATCGATCGCATTCAAATCAATCTCATCCGCATAAGAAACTTTTTCCGATAACTTTTGCCCTACTTGATATGAACTTCTGCCGTAACCTAATCTGCTAATTAATCCTTGAAGCCTTGCTGAAAACAACATCGCAATCACTCGATAAAACCGGGAAGCCATAGCAGGGTTTTGCTGAAGTTTGACTAATAAATGCTGTTTTTTTATTGCTAAAAGTTGTAAATTTTCCAAAGCTTTATAACTATAATTTGACAAACTAGCTTTAATTAAAGCTGTGTCGCCCAAAATCTCTCCTTTACTAATTTGGCTTATTTCGTATCCAGGTGAAGGATTTATATTATCTTCGCTTTCTAAAATTGAAAAAAGTCGGTTAATTGAACTAGTGTTATCCTCAGTAAAAGAAACTGATACTGTTCCCCGTAATAATATATAAATTTTTTCTACTGATTGACCTCCTTGAATTAAAATTCTACCTGTAGCACATTCTTCTATTTGACTGTTTTGAATTATCCAGTCAATATCGCTATCGTTTAATTCACCAAATAGTAAAGGAACATCTTGCAAAGGTGGAATTTTTAAATTACGTTTTAGAGTAAATTTTCTCACTAGGCGTTCAAAGCGGTTCAACAGTAAAATTGCGATCGCCTGATAAAAGCGAGAGGCAAATTCTGAATCTTGCTGTAATCTCGCTAGAAGCTTTTGATACGGGAAAGCTAGAACAACTGAATTTTCTATAGCTTTAACGGTAATTGCTGATGGAATAACCTTAAAAAAAGACATTTCACCTAAGACTTCGCCACTAGAAAATTGAGCAATTTCCTCTTCTAAACTAGCGGAATTTTCTAAAGCAGCAAAGGCGCTAGCTAAAGCACTTCCTTGGTTAGCTTTAATCGTTACGCTGAGAGTACCTTCAAGAACTATATAAAAAGTTTCAATGGTTCTTTGTTGTCGAATTAATACAGTACCAGAAGCAACTTTTTGACGATCGCCATTAGCGATCATCCAGCTAATATCACTTTTGCTCAATTGTTCGATCAAAACTTTTGTCATAACCTTAAAATTTGGGTAGTAATTTTTGATGAATACTAACAACAAACAGTTTTTACTCTCGTAGGCGTGGTGTAATATTTTCAGGTTCTATTTTTCTGGAATTTCCAGTATTACGGCTTTTAATACGATACTGTTCAAACTTTTCGATTGCCATTGCTAAACTCATTTTTATGCGTGTAAATGCTTCTACTAAACTCCCGATTTCATCATCAGATACTTTCTCAAATTCGGCATTCATATCGCCAGTACTCACTGCTTCTGCAACTTGAGTAATTTTTCTTATTGATTTAATAATATGTCGTCTAAGCCAAAAATTTATCATCAGTATAGCTATCAGCAAAATTATAGCCATAACTCCCCAAGCTCTAGCAAATAATATCCCAAAGTTTTGTACTGTTTTAATAATTGGGACAAAGACAATTTGAGTACCAACTATCTCAATATGATCGTTGGCTGATTTTGCTATGATTAACGGACGGGCAACATAAAAAAAATAATCATTATTAATATAACGAAACCCTTCTAATTGCTTAACTGTTCTAGTTTGACGAAATTGTTCTATAATATTTCTTTCAAATTCATCAGCTTTATCCTGAATCTTATTGGTATTAAGCATTGCATATTTGTAAGAAAAGCTATTATATGATTCGTCAGATTGACGTAAATTCTCAAACACTTTGTTTGCTGCATAACTAGGGACAATCTGTGGCAAAACTCCTTTATTTTTTAAGTGTTGCTGAACCTGTGGTCTTAGTTCTTTAGCCGTATAAGATTGGACAGCATTCAAAGAATGGAGCAGTAACAAAGATTTTGAAAGCGTTTGTTTATAAGCTTCATAACTTATAAGGGTAGCGAAAGTTATTCCGCTTAAAGTCATGCCTAAACAAAATATAAAAAATAAGGTAATGTTCAGCTTTTTACCTAAAGTCGATTTTTGGGAGTGTGATGATTTGTTTGCTGGCATAAAGATCAATTTTCGGAGTATAGAAAAAGTTTTCAGGCGATCGCTAAAATGTCCCTCTTAAAAAATAATTTTTTGGGCAATTTTCTCCACAGCTTGACTTACAGGATGCTGAGGATATTTAAGATAAAAAATACTGCTGCTAGCAAGTCTTAGCATATCTTCTGATTCAGGAAGAATACCTACAACTGGAGCTTTGTAAGTTTGTTCAACTTGCTGGCGAAGATCTTCAAAATCGTATTCTTTAAGTGCTTTATTAATCATTAGTAGTAAGTTAGGTACTCGAAGTTTCCGTGCTACATCTACCATAACGGCAGTACCTTGAAAATCTTGCTGATCGGGTCGGAGAATTAATAGAACAATATCAGAGGTAGTTAAAGATATTAAAGTTTCTTGATTTAAACCGGGATGGGTATCAATAAATAAGTAGTCAAGATTGAGGTCTTTGATTAAACTTTGGAAACCATCTAACAGCGTTTCAATATCAAAACGTTCGCGTAATATGCGGGAAATATCGTTTACTTTGATACTAGAAGGTATTAAGTAAATTTTGCTATTAGCAGCCGCTTGGTCTTTGAGTACGGAGGTAACATTGTAGGCAGCATCAGCGATCGCACATTGACCCCAGAGAAAATCGTTCAATGTGCGATCGATTTTTTCTGGATTAAGTCCAAACAGAATATGAATGCCGGGGGATTGAATATCAGCATCGACAATGCCAACCCGATAACCTTTAAGAGCAACTGCTGTGGCAATATTAGCAGTTGAATTGGATTTGCCAGTACCGCCTCGATAGGAGTGAATGGAAACAATTTTGGACATAACGTTGTGTTCCTAGAGTTTATAGTTGTTTAGCTTGCTCTCTCCTATTTATCTAATGGGTGTCATGCAACTTGATTTATGCAGTGCTATCCTTAAATACGGTCTTTTTCAATGGTGAGAAGCAGCTAGAAGCTATGTAGGGTAAAGGTTTCAACTTTTATAATTTTTTCTTAGACATCTCCAAAAAATAATGTAGAGACGTTGTATACAACGTCTCTACTCTACAAGAGCTTCAAGCAACTTACCTTTAATTTCTGGAGATGCCTATTGCACTTTTCTGAAAATTGGCTAACTTAATTGTGCAACTAATCTGTCTGACTTCTGCTACTAACTTTGCATAAGAGGTGAATGTATTGTTAAACGCTTTTCTTTATCTTGTTAATTAAGCAAGCGTTACTCAGACTTAAATGCTGACATTCACAGTTCTGGCGCAAGGAGAAAAAAGTCAATGCCTAATATCAAATTTACCGAAAACCAATCAATAATAACAGACAAAGAAATAGTTAAAAAAAAATTGCTGCACCAATTTACTAAATGTTTTATAAAATTCTGGCAAGATTTTATGAACACTCAAAATTGTATAGCTGAATGGAATCCGAGCGGATTTAGAAATCCCAGATTTTAAGAATGCGTCACGGACAATCAAATTGACACAGCTTTTCTTTATTAACTAATTTGAAAAATTTTGCACGAGGTAACATCATGAAACTACTCTATCGCGGCAATCACTACGAATCAGCATCTCAAAAAATCGAAACCGTTAAAACAGAAATTATTGCCTGTTTTCGTGGACAAAAGTATCAAATTAATCGTCCTGCTTTACAGAACATTTCTCAAAAGTCAATGTGTTTAAAATATCGTGGTGTTCCATATCTATCTGAACCAAGATCAACTGTAAGTCGAGAAAACATTTTAAAAAATCAAAAATTGATCGGTGTTAGTTAATCATTATGAACAAAAGGAGAACAGACAAATTTAATTTGATGTTCTCTTTGTCCATT
The genomic region above belongs to Phormidium ambiguum IAM M-71 and contains:
- a CDS encoding cyclic nucleotide-binding domain-containing protein; this translates as MTKVLIEQLSKSDISWMIANGDRQKVASGTVLIRQQRTIETFYIVLEGTLSVTIKANQGSALASAFAALENSASLEEEIAQFSSGEVLGEMSFFKVIPSAITVKAIENSVVLAFPYQKLLARLQQDSEFASRFYQAIAILLLNRFERLVRKFTLKRNLKIPPLQDVPLLFGELNDSDIDWIIQNSQIEECATGRILIQGGQSVEKIYILLRGTVSVSFTEDNTSSINRLFSILESEDNINPSPGYEISQISKGEILGDTALIKASLSNYSYKALENLQLLAIKKQHLLVKLQQNPAMASRFYRVIAMLFSARLQGLISRLGYGRSSYQVGQKLSEKVSYADEIDLNAIDNLTIGGARFNWMLRRLKVLF
- a CDS encoding c-type heme family protein, with translation MPANKSSHSQKSTLGKKLNITLFFIFCLGMTLSGITFATLISYEAYKQTLSKSLLLLHSLNAVQSYTAKELRPQVQQHLKNKGVLPQIVPSYAANKVFENLRQSDESYNSFSYKYAMLNTNKIQDKADEFERNIIEQFRQTRTVKQLEGFRYINNDYFFYVARPLIIAKSANDHIEIVGTQIVFVPIIKTVQNFGILFARAWGVMAIILLIAILMINFWLRRHIIKSIRKITQVAEAVSTGDMNAEFEKVSDDEIGSLVEAFTRIKMSLAMAIEKFEQYRIKSRNTGNSRKIEPENITPRLRE
- a CDS encoding MinD/ParA family ATP-binding protein; its protein translation is MSKIVSIHSYRGGTGKSNSTANIATAVALKGYRVGIVDADIQSPGIHILFGLNPEKIDRTLNDFLWGQCAIADAAYNVTSVLKDQAAANSKIYLIPSSIKVNDISRILRERFDIETLLDGFQSLIKDLNLDYLFIDTHPGLNQETLISLTTSDIVLLILRPDQQDFQGTAVMVDVARKLRVPNLLLMINKALKEYDFEDLRQQVEQTYKAPVVGILPESEDMLRLASSSIFYLKYPQHPVSQAVEKIAQKIIF
- a CDS encoding DUF4278 domain-containing protein — translated: MKLLYRGNHYESASQKIETVKTEIIACFRGQKYQINRPALQNISQKSMCLKYRGVPYLSEPRSTVSRENILKNQKLIGVS